The DNA sequence ATTTTAAGTAGATAGTTGAATATTTGCAGCTTCAGTTTTAGCAAAGTGGTTTAACTAGTAAGCTACAGAGCTCTTATCTGCCTCCATTATAATCTTGGTAGTTTAAGTAGTGCTATTTTTTTTAACATTGAAGTGATGTGGAGGAAGATCTGCTCTGTAGTTTCTTGTTAATCACTTGGTCTGCAAGTAGTCAGGTCTTTCATCAGGAACTATCTTGTCTTTTGTGTTTACTTTCTTCAAGGGAAAGTGGAACTTACTTATATACTACTAGTTATATCTGTGAAGAAAATATTAAAGAAGCTACTACAACTTTTCTATGTTTTCTCTTTTTGGGTATATCAGATGATAATGTTGCAAAATTGATGATGTTGCtgcatatatatatgttgataaATCAGATTTAAAGTTCTCTTAGTTCTCTTTTGTGGGTTTTCTTATCACATTTACTGAATGCATGCTTTTGTCCTTTCTAGTTTGATGTTTTTGTGGTGTACATGTGAAACGTTTCATATTTGGTTGTTAGATGCTTCTTGAACTATAGTCTTACAGAGCTGAAATATTGTAATATATGCATGTTGACATCATATCATAGTTCATGCTACTGCTATTGGTTAACTTTTCTAAGATATAAAAGAATTTTTGCAAGTGGGGGGCTAATGCCTTGAATTGGAATTGCCAAACTGCCTACTTCACTTTCACTTTTTTGTAAGAAATATAATTTTGTACCATTCTTTACTTCAAGCTTAGGCATATTTTCCATGTataatcttgaaaaagtagcaGAACGTCCTTTATTCATCTATATAACATTGTCTTCTAGAAGTAATTTACTTCTTATACCTTATAATTCTATAGGAAATcaattaatatattataaaagttttattttgttttttaatgattatatttaatataaatgtatatatatttaaTGATTGACCTATCTATTTATGTATATTGGAGATTGGGTAGTTTTATGGTTAGGGGGTGGTTTATCTTAGAGTCTGCTAGGGTTATATTTATCTAATAAGTGTGACCAAATATTTATGTTTGGTAGGGTGATGAAATTATTGTGGTGATTCCATGGGATGAATGGTGGGAATTGTCACTAAAGGATGACTCTAATCCACATATAGCCTTGCTTCCTTACATCCTGATGTACGTAAAAGTTTAACTCAACAACAGCTTAGAAATATGCTCATAGCATGTCTGGGAAGCCTTATGGTTACCACAACATGATATTCAATTGGATTGACACTGTAGCTGACAACTATCCTCCACCTCTCGATGCTCACTTGGTAAATTCTTTTCTACATTGACAAGAGAGCTTCTCCTTACATTGTAATAACTCATAGGAACTGGAACCTAATCGACGTTTCCAACTAGACCACTCCTGTAAAAAAATTTATGTCCCACATTTGTTAATTTCTACATAGACTATGATTCTCATTATGTAAATTGTAAATATTCAGAAAAATAAAGATCAATACGTTTTCTTATTTTGTCGTCGTTGTTGGCGTTGGGATGAGACTATTTATAGTACTTTGGTCGTCGTTAGCGTTGGAGATGGTTTGGAGAATGTATTGTAATATAGTTGTTTGGTTTGCAGAGCTGAGACTCTTATGTACGCAGATTTGATATTTTTGTTGATTATGGATTGTTCTAAAAACAAACCTTATATTTCAAAAATGTTTAGAATAACTGTTACATTTGCTTGTTCTAGTGTAACATTTGTTTACATATAATGTTACATTATATATCTTACTAGTGTTACAATAGATAAAAAACTGTTACAATACACATATTCCAGTGTTTCCTAACTAAAAAAattggtgttacaatagataaaATCTACTGTTACAATAGGTTATGTGGGACCCACAAGGTGGGGTCCACGTGGCTCCCATAGGTGGGGCCCATGTCGGGGCCACGTGGACCCCACCTTCTGGGTCCCACTTATGCAATCTTGATCAAGCTATTGTATCACTCATTTTGTGTTATATTTGGGCATGTTAGTGTTATAGTAGGTGCCTATTGTAACGTTTTCCTCTCTGTTACAATAGATCGGCGAAGTGTTACATTAgggtgtctattgtaatgctcgtatacgtaacgccccctggtgttacaatagacctattGTAACGCTTTTGGGGCCTATTGTAACCccatttaggcattacaatagcccacttatggcgtagtggaTATGCTGCGTGTGAGGGAAAATCAGTCACCTGCATAAGTGCGTGGTTTTTCTTCCCAGTATCCTTATTGTGCTTTAATAGGTGTTTAGTTAATTGGTCTGCCAAATCATGCACAAGCATCTAGTTTCTGTCTGAATTTTACAAAGTTTGTAAAGGTCTGGAGCTTGCTAGAAATTTCCAGTTTTCTGTACTGAGAGAGGTAAATACAACACTTTGTCGAACATATATGTTTGAGCTTTTCCAGAAATCATATCTATCTGCCTAAATGAAAAAGGATAATGCTTTAATATTTTCATTCAATGTTATAGTTGGATTTTACGTGATACTATCAGATTAGAAACTCGAAAATTGACTATATGCATGTTTTTTTATCTGTTATTCTTAGAATATACGGTTCAACAAGGTGACCAATTCATTGGTGCAGGGCATAACTTCAATGGACAACAAATTGTTCCACATGAACATACTACAATGCCAGAACTTGACTCTTAGCCATATAACCATAAATACGCCAGCAGAGAGCCTCAACACTGTTATGCAAATTGTGTATTTTATTGACAGAGATATTGGATGGTCAAGCGTGCCGTTGGAACGAAAGCTTGTATGTTGAGGAAAGCAGTAACATGCTAATACCTTAGACATGACAACGTTTTGGAGGTAATAAATAGAAGTATCGTTATTCCTTGTGCTAGACATGTTCTGGTCTTTGATTGCTAGGCATGGTAAATTATGCATAGACACTACTTACCTagaatataaaattttataattacatgaCATTTAGTATACACCTGGTTGTTACATACATGTCAAGCACCATAAAATGGGCTTCATTATCTGGAATGTGGTAATGGTAAAATTCAGTATTACACTCTAGTCGTGATTTGTACAGGTATATTGGCTGCTGAAGATTTTGACTATAAAGAACTTGGTTCAGAGAAATCAGGGCGTGACTCTTCTGGAAATGTTTGGTATGAATTCTGGAAAGAGACCATGTACAAGGGAGTATGCATTTTTTATAGGGCTGATGATATTTTGGACCTTACTGGTTTTCAtgtttatttatattttaatacacACACTCTAAACCTCCGAGTCTTGAGTTTTGATATTAGTAATTTAAATCACAAGTGTCACCAAATACTCAACGCAAGGTGCCTCACTAGTGACGCTTAAAAAGTAAAAATCTGTAAGTAGCTAAAGTATAAGGCTTAAAGTGTACGTTTTTCAAGCATTGACATTCACTTGTACAAAATGACATTTATGTGGACATAAAGGTCAATGTCAATAAGCCTTTTGTACATGGAACTGGGCTCAGGAGAAGAGGGTGTTCGTGTTCAAAGGAAGATTTTCTTCCAGAGGAGTCATTTAAGAGCTGGGGAAACTATGTAAGTGCCCTGAAGGCGACTCCCTCTCGGTTCGTGGATCGGGTATTCACTCGATCAGCTGACCAGGCTGAGTTGGAGACCAAAGCTCGGAGCCACAACAAGATGAAGAAGACTCTGTCATGGTGGGATCTAATGTGGTTTGGCATTAGAGCAGTGATTGGAGCTGAAATATTTGTTCTTACCGGGTTGGAAGCGCGTTATCATGCTGATCCTTCTGTTGTTCTCTCCTATATCATCTATGGGATCTCTGCTTTGCTATCTGTATTTTGCTACACTAAGTTTGCTGTGGAAATCCCGGTTGCAGGTATGAAAACATAGGAATGACACGCTATTATGGGTCATAAGTTGACGAAGAATGGtttatttatctttttaaaatGTTAATTCAGATTCATGTGATCTCTTATCTTGCTGGAAATTATTTGAAGATAAAAAGAATGAGCTATTTTTTTTACTAGAAAATGTATTAATACGTTCAAATTCATTCAAGAATATATATATCTAGCGAACTATCAATCTTGCGGTATTCATGCACTAGGACTACTATAGTTCAGAAAGCTTGTAAGTTTGTTATCAATTTCAGTTATATTCACTTCAATAATAGTGTTAAATGATAAAATTAGAGAGCACAATTAAAAAATTTGAAGTCGGGGCTCTTTGGTGACATGTTCATAGCCATAAATACATGGTCCTTATGTGTAGACCTTTTTAAAACATCTGGTCCCTAAACTTGTATCCTTTAGATAAAAGCCCCctttggaatttttttttaacTTTCATCCTTTTTATTTAACTTGTTATCTACATATTTGTGGGCAATACGTATGCAGTTTTGTAGTTGTTTTTATAGTTAAATTCTTTCCATTTCTCCAGGTGGCTCATTTGCCTACCTAAGAGTAGAACTCGGTGAGTTTGTGGCCTTCATTGCTGTTGGAAATATAATTCTTGAGTACATAATTGGCGGTGCAGCGGTAACTCGATCATGGACATCCTACCTAGCCACCCTTTACAACCAAGACCTGGATGATTTTCATATTTATGCTAGTGCGCTTGCAGATGACTACAATCATCTTGACCCTGTAGCTATTGGCATAATCATAATCGTTTGTCTGTTTGCAGTTTTTAGCACCAAAGGGTCATCTCGTTTAAACTACATTGCCTCATGTGTCCACGTAATCATTTAAActaaaaagctggataagcagtttgagaagtttttggaggtgttcaagaaacttcatatcaacatacctttcgctgaagctcttgaacagatgcctagctatgtgaggttaatgaaaggtattctctctttgaaagtgaagctcgatgacttagagaccgttgctctaacagaGGAATGCAGTGCAGTGTTGTAACAGAAGTttcctccgaagcttaaagatcctggaagcttcactattccttgcaccattggaaacttgtcgttcgacaagtgtttatgtgatttaggagctagcatcaatctgatgcccttttctatcttcaagaagcttggtctgcctgatccgacactaacatacatgtcattgcaactagtgaccgttccatcgcttatccacgaggtatagtggaggatgtcttggtcaaggtacataaactcatctttcctgctgactttgtaattcttgatttcgaggaagataagaagattcccgttatcttgggaagaccattcttggctacaggccgaactatgatcgatgtgcaaaaaggagagctttcgatgaaggtttatgatcaaaaggtcacttttaatatgttcaaggaaataaagttacccacaactaaagaggagtgctttaaagtagagtgggtcgactctgtaGTAAATTCAGAGCTTGAccaattgccaaagtcagagaccttagagagatccttaatagggaaatcagttattgatgacaaggaaggagtagagcaactgcaggttttgaatgcaccttcgtggatgaggaagttggatatgccattcgattctcttgggttagcagagctaaAAATTTCTCAAGAGCATTTCGAACTATTTATTCAAGAAGCTCttacacttgagctcaaccgaaacccagatcacttgagttattcattcttaggtgcaccccatgatggtaaggggttgggatatatttttgatgatgtagagagtggctggacggatcttccagtgcctacatagggttcttctcatgcgccacaaacagttgataggtttggtcttggtgatgagcagtacaggagagtgactaggcgtatggaggccatgcacgacattcaccatcattttgctgaagatttgacacacgctttcgcAGCTGTTgtccgagacactggtggcg is a window from the Apium graveolens cultivar Ventura chromosome 1, ASM990537v1, whole genome shotgun sequence genome containing:
- the LOC141699686 gene encoding cationic amino acid transporter 1-like, with amino-acid sequence MFWSLIARHGILAAEDFDYKELGSEKSGRDSSGNVWYEFWKETMYKGVCIFYRADDILDLTGFHVNVNKPFVHGTGLRRRGCSCSKEDFLPEESFKSWGNYVSALKATPSRFVDRVFTRSADQAELETKARSHNKMKKTLSWWDLMWFGIRAVIGAEIFVLTGLEARYHADPSVVLSYIIYGISALLSVFCYTKFAVEIPVAGGSFAYLRVELGEFVAFIAVGNIILEYIIGGAAVTRSWTSYLATLYNQDLDDFHIYASALADDYNHLDPVAIGIIIIVCLFAVFSTKGSSRLNYIASCVHVII